The proteins below are encoded in one region of Danio rerio strain Tuebingen ecotype United States chromosome 14, GRCz12tu, whole genome shotgun sequence:
- the spry1 gene encoding protein sprouty homolog 1 isoform X1, translating to MDLRGQRGHADPGAVLSLDQIKAIRSNNEYTEGPAVPRRPAPGPPPPPRHAHKHERTHEVILVNVNNNYEPQSSLLVRPPGLSRSTSTGSSESSSSAGSELGLLSRTPQHHRNSVRTQPKSLNAPFLPPDAPLKQMHADSRDSAHLYICESCGKCKCSECTAPRALPARLACNGLCLCSAENVIEQGTCMCLVKGIFYHCSKDDDDVGDACADRPCSLSHPQCCSRFLCMGLMATLFPCLLCYLPAKGCVKACNSCHDRLTRPGCRCKNSNTVYCKLQSWNQTPGHTPGKPS from the coding sequence ATGGATCTCCGCGGTCAGCGTGGGCATGCGGACCCCGGGGCCGTCCTGTCCCTGGACCAGATCAAAGCCATTCGCAGTAATAACGAATACACTGAGGGCCCGGCAGTCCCCCGGAGACCGGCCCCGGGACCACCACCGCCACCGcgtcacgcacacaaacatgagAGGACTCATGAAGTGATCCTGGTGAACGTCAACAATAATTACGAGCCACAATCCTCGTTATTAGTGCGTCCGCCGGGTCTCAGTAGATCCACCAGCACCGGGAGCTCCGAGAGCAGCAGCAGTGCAGGATCCGAGCTGGGTTTACTCTCCAGAACACCACAGCATCACAGGAACAGCGTACGGACTCAGCCCAAATCTCTGAACGCTCCCTTTCTGCCGCCGGACGCTCCCCTGAAACAGATGCATGCGGATAGCAGAGACTCTGCGCATCTGTACATCTGCGAGAGCTGCGGGAAGTGTAAATGCAGCGAGTGCACGGCTCCGCGAGCGCTGCCGGCGCGGCTCGCATGCAACGGATTGTGTTTGTGTTCGGCGGAGAACGTGATAGAGCAGGGCACGTGCATGTGTTTGGTGAAGGGCATTTTTTATCATTGCTCCAAGGACGATGACGATGTTGGAGACGCCTGCGCTGACAGGCCGTGTTCATTATCGCATCCGCAGTGCTGCTCGCGCTTTCTGTGCATGGGCCTGATGGCGACGCTGTTCCCCTGCCTGCTGTGCTATCTGCCCGCGAAAGGCTGCGTTAAAGCCTGCAACTCCTGCCATGATCGGCTGACGCGGCCCGGCTGCCGCTGCAAGAACTCCAACACTGTTTACTGCAAACTGCAGAGCTGGAACCAGACGCCGGGACACACGCCGGGGAAACCATCCTGA